One uncultured Carboxylicivirga sp. genomic window, AGTGCTGAATATAAAGGCTTTTATGTGAATACTACTTTAGCAGGTAAAATGGGGCTTCAGGTAATGCAATCATACCGATCTTTCTCGGATAATTTAACACAAAATTATACAACTCAAGTGTTCGGTCGTTGGCATGGTGAAGGTACTTCTAATAAAATACCTAGATTAACTTACAATTCTACATCTAATAATCAGTTAATCTCAGATATCTATATGCATGATGCAGATTACTTGAGAGTTAGTAATTTAACTTTTGGTTATAAGTTCGATAAGCTATTGCAAGATGTTGAATGGGTAAGATCTGCTAATTTGTATGTGTCAGTTAATAACTTATATACATTCACAAAATATGATGGTATGGATCCTGAAGTAGGATATGCTCCTAATTCATGGGGATCAGGAATAGACTTAGGTTTATATCCTTTACCAAGAACAGTTATGTTTGGTGTTAATGTAACATTTTAAATAAAAACATATTGACCATTCATACAGAATTGTTGATAATACATTAAAGAATAGATTATGAAGAAATTAATATATTCAATAGCTTTAGGGGCAATGATTTTTGCAAGTTCTTGTGATGATCACCTCGATACAGTGAATCTATACAATAAAAACCTGAATTCCTTTTATCAAACTCCTACTGATATTGATGAAGCAATGAATGGGGTTTATAATGCTCTTTTCGTTGATGGAGTGCATAGTAATGAGCATTTAGCTGCAAACTTATTAAGTGACGTTATGCTAGGTGGTGGTGGACCTGATGATTTAACAGCTAAGAATGTTGATAAATTTGCAGATCCTACTGAAGATACCTATAAGAGTTTATGGGTGGAGACATATAATGGTGTTAGTAGAGCTAATGCAATTATAGAAGCAGTTGCTGTTGGTGATTTTGCAAGGTATTTTGATACCCCAGATGAGGCTGAAGAATTTAAAAATAATACATTGGGAGAAGCTTATTTTATGAGAGGATTTCTGATGTATAGAGCAGCACGTTTCTTTGGAGGTATGCCTTTGATCCCTACAACAGATGCCGATCGTTTGGTTGGACGTTCTTCGGTTACAGAGACATGGGCTTTTATTGCTTCAGACTTTAAAATGGCAGCAGAAACTTTACCTAAGAAGAAAGCTGAGGATTACCTATTGGCTGATTACGGACATGCTAATGTTTGGGTAGCAAAAGCATATATTGCAAGAGCTTATTTGTTTTATACAGGTTATATGACAAATATAGAAAAACAAGCAACCGATGTGTTACCTTTAATAGATGGTGGAAGTATTTCCAAGTCTGAAGTTATTGCACATCTGGAAGATGTAAGAGATAATAGTGGTTATCGTTTAGCTTCTGATTTTAGAAATCTATGGCCTTACTCATATGTAAATCAGAATGCAAGGGATTTTGACCCAGAAGGAGCTAATCCAGTACTTCCATGGGCTGAAACAGAAGGTTTAAATTGGGTAGGTCAGGATGGTCCAAACTCAACTATTGGTACTGGTAATTATGAAGTTATGTTTGCTATGCGTTTTGGATTGGCTAATTGGGATATTGGTCAAAAGTTCAACAACAGGGTACCTTTATTCTTTGGTATTCGCGACCATTCTTTAGTGCCTTTTGGACAAGGTTGGGGATGGGGTCCTGTTCATTCTGGCTTCTATGATTTATGGGCTGATGAAGATCCAAGAAAATCAGGTTCTGTTCTTAACCTTAATGAGAAGGACCCTAATATGGGCTTATCTGGCTGGAATATTGGTAAAGGAGATCATAATACAGGATTAATGAATGCGAAATATACTACATTACAACATGGAGGTCCTGATGGTGTAAAAGGTATGTTCTACTACTTATTTAATATGAATAATGGTGATCCAATGCAACTTTGGGCTGCTCAGGATTTTTATTATTTACGTTTTGCAGATGTATTATTAATGCATTCGGAATTAACAGGAACTGCAGATGGGATTAATGCTGTTCGTGCTCGTGTTGGTCTTGAATCTGTTGGATATTCAATTGAGAATTTGAAAGATGAAAGATTACATGAGTTTGCTTTTGAAGGTTTAAGATGGTTTGATTTGGTACGTTGGGGAGATGTTGAGACAAATAATAACTTCTTTAATTTTGATATTACAGTAAATAATTCAGGTACAGAAGAAGTATACAGTGTTTCATATCGTCCTGAGACAAAAGGTTTATTGCCTTTGCCTGAGTCTGAAGTTCGCTTGTCGAATGGTGTTTATAATCAAAACCCTGGTTGGTAATTCAATTACAAAATTTAAAATTACTGAAATGAAATATAAAAATATATTTGGAGCTATAATAGCGGGCATTTTGCTTATGATGTCTGCCTGTGAACCAATAGAAGATAGGGAGACTTTATCAAACAGCTTTAATCCTGATAAAATTGAACTTGATGTAGTACAGGCTACAAATGGAGGCAATAAGTTATCAATTCAAATGAACACTCCCGGAGTAACAGGTTATTGGGATTATATTATTGATAAAAAATATACAGACAGGGTTGAAGTTATTTTCCCTTTCACAGGAACTCATGAGTTTACCTATCATGTTACTACTCCGTACATGTCGGATGGTACTCCTTCTGAAAAAGAGTATGTTGAAAAAACTGTTTCTGTAGAGATTACTCAATTAGATGAACCATTACCTGATGCTTATTATATGCTGGTAGGTGATAATTTGGAAGGTAAAACCTGGGTATTTGATGGAGGACCATCTTCTGATGGAGGTTTGTGGTGGTTTATGTCAGACCCAAGCAATCCTTGGGGAATATGGTGGAATGCAGCAGGAGATTGCTGCCCTCCGGGAGATGCAGCTGGTAAAATGTTTTTTGATTTGGCCGGTAATGCCAATTACACTTATTATGCTGATGCGGCTGGAGATCCAGTAACAGGTAGTACTTTTAAGTTTAATGGAGATTATACAAAACTAACCATTCAAGGTCCGGCAAATCTTTTAGGTTCAATGGACGGTGGAGGAAACGCTGGTGTTTTCAATATCGTAGAACTAACAGCTGAAAAGATGGTTTTATTTGTGCCTAATGCTGCTTGGGGAACAGGTTGGACTTGGGTATTTGTTCCGCAGAATTAAGAATCTTTTTTTCATATACACGTCATTAAGTTGACAATTAAACTTAGGTTATTTGTATTTCCGGGATTTCCCGGGAATACATAACCTAACTTTAAACAGCCTTTTTAAATTATCACAAATAGATTTATTGAATTTTATTGAATGTCAATTCGGCATAATGGAATTGTATTATCCTATTGAAAGATAAAATGAGCATAAAAACCTTCTTCATTTCTCTGATTTTATTCATTGGTTATAGCCAATATTCATCTGCACAGGGTTACTTGAAAAGAAACGGACAGGAGATTGTGAATGATAATGGCCCTTTTCTGTTACGAAGCATTGGAACTGGTAACTGGATGATTCAGGAAGGTTATATGATGCAGTCAACCGAAGTAAATGTTAATACACATACTCAATTTAGAAAGAAGCTTTCTTCCATTATTGGTGAACAAAAAACAGAAGAGTTTTATACTTATTGGTTGAATAATCAGTTTACTAAGGCTGATTTAGATTCAATGAAAAGTTGGGGGTTCAATGCAATACGACCAGCTCTTCATTATAAATGGTTTACCCTACCTGTTGAAAAAGAAAAAAGAAGCTCAAATGGAGAACTTCAGAATACCTGGTTGCCAAAGGGATTTGAGATTCTCGATAGTTTAGTGAAATGGTGCAAGGCTAACGAAATGTATGTTATTTTTGATATGCATGGAACTCCCGGAGGTCAAGGAAAAGATGCCAATATAAATGATTACAATCCGGAACTACCGTCTTTATGGGAAAGTGAAGACAACCAAAAGAAATTAATTGCACTTTGGAAAGAAATTGCAAAAAGATATAAGAATGAATCCTGGGTGGGAGGATATGAATTAATCAATGAACCTAACTGGAATGTAGATGGTACAGGAACTCAAAATGGATGTAATTGCTCAGATAATAAGGCATTATGGGATATGCATCTGAAGCTAATAGAAGCAATACGGACAATAGACAATAATCACCTTATTTTTATTTCAGGTAATTGTTGGGGAAACAATTATAATGGTATTGAGAATCATGAACTGACAATATCCGATAACAATATAGCATTAACCTTTCATAAATACTGGAATAGCAATGATCAGGGCGCTATTTCATCCTGGCTCGAAATGAGAGCAAAATATAATCTGCCAATTTGGATGAGCGAATCCGGAGAGAATTCCAATCAATGGTTTTCAGATGCTATTGATTTATTCGAATCAAATAATATTGGTTGGTCATGGTGGCCTGTTAAAAAAAGCAGACTTAATAATGTATTTAGAGTTATTACCCCACAAAGTTATAAAGATCTTTTAAGTTCATGGGGAGATGGGCAGGTTCCAATGAATTCTGAGCAGACATATAATGCAGTAATGGATTATGCCAAAGCCCAAAAGGTGGAGAATTGCATTGTTGGCAAAGATGTGATATTTGCAATGATGCATAATGGTAAACCAGAACTTACAAAACCATTCTTAGATCATGAGATTAACACATGGATTCAGTGTGCCGATTTTGATTTAGGTAATGAGGGATATGCCTATCATGATGTGGTTTCTCAAAATATTCATCAGGGAGAAGTAAAATGGATTCCATGGAATAACGGCAATAAATATCGAAATGATGGTGTCGATATTGGACAAGAAGATGAAACCTATTATGTAGGATGGACTGAAGATGGTGAGTGGCTGCAATATACATTGACAATTCCGGAGGATGGATTGTATCAATTCAAACTAAAGTCATCAGGTAATAAAGGCGAATTGGTTTTAAAATCAAATGACAAAGTAATTAGTGATATAATACCTACTGGATCAACTAATAAAGAAGTGAAGTGGGAAATAAGTAAAACTGAAAATTTAAGATTATCAAAGGGTACTTTACAGTTACGCTTATATATCACCAAAGGTGGAAGCAACATGCAATCGTTTTGTATTTCACCAATGTAATAAATGCTTATTTAATATGATAATGACAAGAACAGACTCAAAATATTTCAGTTGGATTGTAAAGTTAAGTGGATTTATATTTCTCTTTCTGATTTTTTTATCAGCCTGTGAGAAAGAAGATAATAAACCATCCTATGAACCTGAATTTGAATATTCAAATCACTCTACATTAGGTAATACAATAATTTTTACCAATACTACTGTTGGAGAGCAATATTATATAAGGTGGATATTTGGAAACGGTGAAAGAACAAACCGTATTCCAGTATCAGAAGGTCAAACCATGGAAGTTTTTTATCCTGAAAAAGGTGAATATGAGGTGGAGATGACGATCTGGGGAAGTGAAAGTGATTTGACTGATAATAAAACCATTGTAAAAAATATTGTGGTTGATCAGGATGTGTTTAGTCCTTCTTTTACAGTAAATCTTAAGGAAGGTTCTGACAATAAGGTTATTCTGGTTAATACTACTGAAGGGACTTATGATAATGTTAAGTGGATTGTTGAAGGTGAGGAATTAAATTCTGCCAACTCAGAGGTGGAAGCATATTTTCCTTTAGCCGGAAAATATGACATCGTTTTGGAAGTCGGGCAAGGTGAATATTCAAAATCAGTGGAACAAAGTTTTACGATTACACAAGATGATCCGGAATACTTTAATCAATTTGAATTAGTATGGTCTGATGAGTTTGATGGAACCACTGTTGATGAAAATAAATGGGTTCATGAGACTGGAATGCATGGATGGGGAAACAATGAGTGGCAAAATTATACTTCAGGAGAGAATGCTTCCGTTGATAATGGATTGTTATCTATTACAGCAAAGTTAATCAGAGATGGTCAACAAGTTGGGGATTATACTTCATCTCGTTTAAATAGTACGCAGGATTTTACCTATGGTAAATTTGAGATTCGTGCGAAAATGCCTGAAGATAAAGGACCGGGTATCTGGCCTGCTATTTGGATGCTTGGTAGAAGTATTCAGAATGGAACGGGTTGGCCTTTATGTGGTGAATTGGATATTATGGAGTATGTGAGTTTTGATCCAAATCATGTTTCATGTTCAATTCATACGGAGAGTAACAATCATGCAGCGGGTAATCCTATTGGATCAGGACATGTAACCCTTGAAACAGCAGAAGAGGAGTTTCATGTATATGGTTTATTGTGGACTAAAAGGTGGCTTAAATTCTATAGGGACGATGTAGATAATGTATTTCTTACCTACAACAGACCAACTGAGTATAATAAATCGAATTGGCCTTTTGATGATCCGTTCTATATTCTTCTTAATATGGCTGTTGGTGGTAATTATGGTGGTGTTATGGGAGTTGATGACAGCATCTTTCCAGCTACCATGGAAGTTGATTATGTAAGAGTATATCAATATGTACAAGATTAATATGGTTAGTATATATATATCATCATAACATTTGAATTATGAAGGGGAAAATAGTTTTTCAAATATCAATATTAGTACTGTTTGTTTTATCAGGATTGTTGCATTCGTGCAATAATAACGGTAGTTACCAATTGGTATGGAGTGATGAATTTGAATATTCCGGCTTACCGGATTCAACTAAATGGAGTTATGATATCGAAGGTAATGCATGGGGATGGGGTAATAATGAATTACAAACTTATACAAGTGCTGATATCAATAATGCTGAGGTTTTAAATGGTAAATTATTTATTACTGCAGTTAAAGAAGATAGTATTTCCAAACCATATACGTCAGCTCGATTGATCTCTAAAGGAAAGGGCGATTGGTTGTATGGTAAAATTGAAGTGAAGGCTAAACTACCTGGAGGG contains:
- a CDS encoding RagB/SusD family nutrient uptake outer membrane protein, which produces MKKLIYSIALGAMIFASSCDDHLDTVNLYNKNLNSFYQTPTDIDEAMNGVYNALFVDGVHSNEHLAANLLSDVMLGGGGPDDLTAKNVDKFADPTEDTYKSLWVETYNGVSRANAIIEAVAVGDFARYFDTPDEAEEFKNNTLGEAYFMRGFLMYRAARFFGGMPLIPTTDADRLVGRSSVTETWAFIASDFKMAAETLPKKKAEDYLLADYGHANVWVAKAYIARAYLFYTGYMTNIEKQATDVLPLIDGGSISKSEVIAHLEDVRDNSGYRLASDFRNLWPYSYVNQNARDFDPEGANPVLPWAETEGLNWVGQDGPNSTIGTGNYEVMFAMRFGLANWDIGQKFNNRVPLFFGIRDHSLVPFGQGWGWGPVHSGFYDLWADEDPRKSGSVLNLNEKDPNMGLSGWNIGKGDHNTGLMNAKYTTLQHGGPDGVKGMFYYLFNMNNGDPMQLWAAQDFYYLRFADVLLMHSELTGTADGINAVRARVGLESVGYSIENLKDERLHEFAFEGLRWFDLVRWGDVETNNNFFNFDITVNNSGTEEVYSVSYRPETKGLLPLPESEVRLSNGVYNQNPGW
- a CDS encoding cellulase family glycosylhydrolase encodes the protein MSIKTFFISLILFIGYSQYSSAQGYLKRNGQEIVNDNGPFLLRSIGTGNWMIQEGYMMQSTEVNVNTHTQFRKKLSSIIGEQKTEEFYTYWLNNQFTKADLDSMKSWGFNAIRPALHYKWFTLPVEKEKRSSNGELQNTWLPKGFEILDSLVKWCKANEMYVIFDMHGTPGGQGKDANINDYNPELPSLWESEDNQKKLIALWKEIAKRYKNESWVGGYELINEPNWNVDGTGTQNGCNCSDNKALWDMHLKLIEAIRTIDNNHLIFISGNCWGNNYNGIENHELTISDNNIALTFHKYWNSNDQGAISSWLEMRAKYNLPIWMSESGENSNQWFSDAIDLFESNNIGWSWWPVKKSRLNNVFRVITPQSYKDLLSSWGDGQVPMNSEQTYNAVMDYAKAQKVENCIVGKDVIFAMMHNGKPELTKPFLDHEINTWIQCADFDLGNEGYAYHDVVSQNIHQGEVKWIPWNNGNKYRNDGVDIGQEDETYYVGWTEDGEWLQYTLTIPEDGLYQFKLKSSGNKGELVLKSNDKVISDIIPTGSTNKEVKWEISKTENLRLSKGTLQLRLYITKGGSNMQSFCISPM
- a CDS encoding glycoside hydrolase family 16 protein, with the protein product MTRTDSKYFSWIVKLSGFIFLFLIFLSACEKEDNKPSYEPEFEYSNHSTLGNTIIFTNTTVGEQYYIRWIFGNGERTNRIPVSEGQTMEVFYPEKGEYEVEMTIWGSESDLTDNKTIVKNIVVDQDVFSPSFTVNLKEGSDNKVILVNTTEGTYDNVKWIVEGEELNSANSEVEAYFPLAGKYDIVLEVGQGEYSKSVEQSFTITQDDPEYFNQFELVWSDEFDGTTVDENKWVHETGMHGWGNNEWQNYTSGENASVDNGLLSITAKLIRDGQQVGDYTSSRLNSTQDFTYGKFEIRAKMPEDKGPGIWPAIWMLGRSIQNGTGWPLCGELDIMEYVSFDPNHVSCSIHTESNNHAAGNPIGSGHVTLETAEEEFHVYGLLWTKRWLKFYRDDVDNVFLTYNRPTEYNKSNWPFDDPFYILLNMAVGGNYGGVMGVDDSIFPATMEVDYVRVYQYVQD